The bacterium genome includes a region encoding these proteins:
- a CDS encoding PorV/PorQ family protein, protein MKRLLIFFAVNGLLALSVLAGTGETGFAFLKIGIGGRAAGMGEATSAAASDATATYWNPAMLTVNSFNSIVFTHNRWIEDVTHNFFAAKFVNDRHAFGIHYISTGVDDIEQREIPSEEPTALFSSHDLAIGFSYAYKINERSSIGLTTKYIYERIQNSVHAWAVDAGFTHLMSLDGRNLRLAFVITNIGASGKLRSQSITLPTSMRFGGQYEILTHSKYQWNIATDIVKPLKERLRVNTGTEFGFNDLTFLRVGYQLGYKTRGVSAGLGLKALDKIRIDYGFTSFSHALGSAHRISASFEF, encoded by the coding sequence ATGAAACGATTGTTGATTTTTTTTGCGGTCAATGGTCTATTGGCGCTATCGGTATTGGCAGGTACCGGTGAAACCGGTTTTGCTTTTTTGAAAATCGGTATCGGCGGACGCGCGGCCGGCATGGGTGAAGCAACTTCCGCGGCGGCATCCGATGCCACGGCGACGTACTGGAATCCGGCAATGTTGACGGTCAATTCGTTCAATAGCATTGTTTTTACACACAACCGCTGGATCGAAGACGTCACGCATAATTTTTTCGCAGCTAAATTTGTAAATGACCGGCATGCTTTTGGAATACATTACATCTCCACGGGAGTTGACGATATCGAACAACGGGAAATTCCCTCCGAAGAGCCTACGGCATTGTTTTCTTCACACGATCTTGCAATCGGATTTTCATACGCTTACAAAATCAATGAACGCTCGTCAATAGGACTGACCACCAAATATATCTATGAGCGCATTCAAAATTCCGTTCATGCATGGGCTGTCGATGCCGGTTTCACTCATTTAATGTCGCTCGATGGGCGTAACTTACGACTTGCTTTTGTAATTACTAATATAGGCGCTTCAGGTAAGTTACGCAGCCAGTCGATTACTCTTCCGACAAGTATGCGATTCGGCGGTCAGTATGAAATACTGACTCATTCGAAATACCAATGGAATATTGCTACAGACATTGTCAAACCGCTCAAAGAAAGGTTGCGAGTGAATACCGGAACCGAATTTGGGTTCAATGATCTCACATTTCTTCGGGTGGGATATCAACTTGGATATAAAACACGTGGAGTCTCGGCGGGATTAGGCTTAAAAGCGCTTGATAAAATTCGAATTGATTATGGATTCACATCCTTTTCGCATGCGCTAGGCTCGGCACATCGCATTTCAGCCTCGTTTGAATTCTAA
- a CDS encoding cyclic nucleotide-binding domain-containing protein yields MPDAKQKSLEDLIKSVEIFDGLETRDINKVLKVASGKKFEKEQIIFKEGDLGDCFYLIIEGRVKITKQVEGDKIEDVALLTAGDYFGEMSLLDGEPRSATVVAIEDSRLLEVRNSQFIKIVMNDDNFARKVLWAFCITFAKRLRATNSLLSEFAKRK; encoded by the coding sequence ATGCCTGATGCAAAACAAAAATCTCTGGAAGATCTCATTAAAAGCGTTGAAATCTTTGACGGTTTGGAAACGCGTGATATTAATAAGGTTTTAAAAGTTGCCAGTGGAAAAAAATTCGAAAAAGAACAAATCATTTTCAAAGAAGGAGATCTTGGCGATTGTTTCTATCTTATTATCGAGGGCAGAGTGAAAATCACCAAACAAGTCGAAGGAGACAAGATCGAAGATGTCGCGCTTTTGACCGCAGGAGATTATTTCGGAGAGATGTCGCTGCTGGATGGAGAGCCGCGTTCTGCAACTGTTGTCGCAATTGAAGACAGCCGATTACTTGAGGTCAGGAACAGTCAGTTTATTAAAATTGTAATGAATGATGATAATTTTGCGCGAAAAGTTTTGTGGGCGTTTTGTATTACGTTTGCTAAACGTTTGCGGGCAACGAACAGTCTTCTCAGTGAATTTGCCAAACGGAAATAA
- a CDS encoding FG-GAP-like repeat-containing protein, whose product MTKAWVILWFICGRVAWGQELLSPGTVFTVCSEPSAMAVGDLNNDGTLDIIVAGKSQDNNQGVLSIFYGKGDGSFSDPNNLTTDKFPVDVQIADVDRDGLDDIIAIHSPSQTTTVLINETHGQFKEKDNFKTKSDPSASGLGDFNKDGILDLIIASASTKELHLYKGNGKGQFKYGGSLLLESNPSRIRVNDFAESGIAHVLVKPDQSSTVMLVVPSEKGSNKWDFSSATFDMRTNPLLARIGDMDGDGKEDAVVLKDGEIQIIFSENEGLFLDKIYSLKAPFAVAAWAIGDFNRDGKNDVAVLDPNTMVIGIYTNNSGTTAAKPDYKKVAVIYDNDFSKPNTADVGILSSYKHVSMELFDNEGKLIRKYFEFDSDLPEGQFALEWNGTDENDIPVSDGQYVFYYKLGSLVITRTVKK is encoded by the coding sequence ATGACCAAAGCGTGGGTCATATTGTGGTTTATCTGTGGACGTGTTGCGTGGGGGCAAGAGCTTTTGTCGCCTGGCACCGTTTTCACAGTGTGCAGTGAGCCCTCAGCTATGGCTGTTGGTGATTTGAATAATGATGGCACTCTTGACATCATTGTAGCCGGAAAAAGTCAGGATAACAATCAGGGTGTTTTGTCGATCTTCTATGGTAAAGGCGATGGCTCGTTTAGTGATCCTAATAATCTAACAACCGATAAATTTCCGGTCGACGTCCAGATTGCCGATGTTGACCGAGACGGCTTGGATGACATCATAGCCATTCACTCGCCGTCACAAACCACGACCGTTTTGATTAACGAAACCCACGGTCAATTCAAAGAAAAAGATAACTTTAAAACAAAAAGCGATCCCAGCGCATCAGGTCTGGGTGATTTTAATAAAGACGGTATCCTTGACCTGATCATTGCATCTGCTTCAACTAAAGAATTACACCTATACAAAGGAAACGGAAAAGGACAGTTTAAATACGGCGGCAGCCTGTTGCTTGAATCGAATCCATCACGAATCCGAGTGAATGATTTTGCCGAGTCAGGAATCGCGCATGTTTTAGTGAAACCCGATCAGTCTTCAACTGTGATGCTTGTAGTTCCGTCAGAAAAAGGTTCCAACAAATGGGATTTTTCCTCGGCAACATTTGATATGCGCACCAATCCGCTTCTAGCTCGCATCGGTGATATGGACGGCGATGGAAAAGAGGATGCCGTTGTATTGAAAGATGGCGAAATTCAAATTATTTTCAGTGAAAATGAAGGGTTGTTTTTAGATAAAATTTATTCCCTCAAAGCACCTTTTGCGGTCGCCGCATGGGCTATTGGCGACTTTAATCGTGATGGAAAAAATGATGTTGCCGTTTTGGATCCGAATACAATGGTGATTGGAATTTACACTAATAATTCAGGAACAACGGCAGCTAAACCCGATTATAAAAAAGTAGCCGTTATTTACGATAACGATTTTTCAAAACCCAATACAGCTGACGTTGGAATTTTATCGTCCTATAAACACGTAAGCATGGAATTGTTCGACAACGAAGGAAAGTTGATTCGAAAATATTTTGAATTCGATTCGGATTTGCCTGAAGGACAATTTGCACTCGAGTGGAATGGTACCGATGAAAATGATATTCCGGTCAGTGATGGGCAATATGTTTTTTATTATAAATTAGGTTCGCTGGTCATCACGCGAACTGTAAAAAAATAA
- the rpe gene encoding ribulose-phosphate 3-epimerase, producing MPVVAPSILSADFNNLERDIHVAEKAGADWVHVDVMDGHFVPNITIGPIVVEHLRKITQLPLDVHLMIEKPERYIDAFRKAGADIISVHQEACTHLQRTLQHIRETGAKAGVVLNPATSHQTLEYVLDDVDLILVMSVNPGFGGQEFIETSIQKIQAIRTMLAHRKVFIEVDGGINDKTGLRVIKAGANVLVAGSYVFGAQQPADRIQILKKLSSPSVIA from the coding sequence ATGCCTGTTGTTGCGCCTTCGATCCTTTCGGCGGATTTTAATAATCTCGAACGCGATATTCATGTAGCAGAAAAAGCCGGTGCGGACTGGGTTCATGTTGATGTGATGGATGGACATTTTGTTCCGAATATTACCATCGGCCCGATCGTGGTCGAGCACCTCCGGAAGATCACACAACTACCTCTGGATGTTCACCTGATGATCGAAAAACCCGAACGCTATATCGACGCTTTCCGCAAAGCCGGGGCCGATATTATTTCTGTTCATCAGGAAGCGTGCACGCACTTGCAACGAACGTTGCAACATATTCGAGAGACCGGCGCGAAAGCCGGTGTTGTATTAAATCCGGCTACTTCGCATCAGACGTTAGAATATGTTCTGGACGATGTGGATTTGATTCTGGTAATGTCGGTCAATCCGGGTTTTGGCGGGCAGGAATTTATAGAAACGAGCATCCAGAAAATTCAAGCCATTCGTACTATGCTGGCGCATCGTAAAGTTTTCATCGAAGTGGACGGCGGAATTAACGACAAGACGGGATTGCGGGTGATCAAAGCCGGAGCGAACGTTTTGGTTGCAGGTTCGTACGTTTTCGGTGCTCAGCAGCCGGCCGATCGGATTCAAATTTTGAAAAAATTATCATCACCTTCCGTTATCGCATAA
- a CDS encoding aspartate carbamoyltransferase catalytic subunit, whose amino-acid sequence MELRSRHLLGLEGMSKEEIELILETAVSFKEVLNRPVKKVPTLQGYTIVNLFFEASTRTRISFELAQKRLSADTINFTTTGSSTQKGETLKDTAKNIEAMKVEMVVIRHASAGAPYFLSQRLKAHVINAGDGAHEHPTQGLLDILTLKEKHGDLKGIHVVIVGDIAHSRVAMSNIHGLKALGADVSLCGPTTFLPRDVDRLNVRLYTNIRDAIRDADALNVLRIQLERQGLELYPSLREYHDQFGLTLEKLAAVSKPITIMHPGPINRGVEMTSDVADGPHSVILDQVLNGVAIRMAVLYLLSLKK is encoded by the coding sequence ATGGAGTTACGCAGCCGTCATTTGCTTGGTCTGGAAGGTATGAGCAAAGAAGAAATCGAGCTGATACTGGAGACGGCGGTTTCATTCAAAGAAGTACTCAATCGGCCTGTTAAAAAAGTTCCAACTCTCCAGGGGTATACAATCGTCAACCTGTTTTTCGAAGCATCCACGCGTACACGTATTTCGTTTGAATTAGCTCAGAAGCGGCTTTCGGCTGATACGATTAATTTTACAACAACTGGCAGCAGCACGCAAAAAGGCGAAACACTTAAAGACACGGCCAAAAATATTGAAGCTATGAAAGTGGAAATGGTCGTTATACGGCATGCTTCAGCCGGGGCGCCGTATTTTTTATCTCAGCGGCTCAAAGCACACGTGATCAATGCAGGCGATGGGGCGCACGAACATCCGACGCAGGGTTTATTGGATATACTTACTCTTAAGGAAAAACACGGCGATCTCAAAGGCATACACGTAGTGATTGTTGGTGATATTGCCCACAGTCGTGTCGCCATGTCAAATATTCACGGCTTGAAGGCATTGGGTGCTGATGTATCATTATGCGGGCCAACGACGTTTTTACCCCGCGATGTTGACCGATTGAATGTCCGGTTGTATACCAATATTCGTGATGCCATTCGTGATGCCGATGCGTTGAATGTTTTGCGAATTCAGTTGGAAAGGCAGGGATTGGAATTATATCCTTCTCTGCGCGAGTATCACGATCAGTTTGGACTTACGCTTGAAAAATTAGCGGCCGTATCGAAACCGATTACAATCATGCATCCGGGCCCGATCAATCGCGGCGTAGAAATGACCAGTGACGTCGCCGATGGCCCTCACTCGGTTATTCTAGATCAAGTGCTCAATGGTGTGGCCATAAGAATGGCCGTCTTGTATCTGCTCAGTCTTAAAAAATAA
- a CDS encoding FAD binding domain-containing protein encodes MMTLPPFEFLAPSSINEAVQLLHQHQANAKILAGGTDLIPSMKNKLFEPSYLISINRIDELKSVHFDASKGLRLGALVTITDVGCHPTVTENYPALASAARKIATPLLQNKGTIGGNILLDTRCFYYNQSKFWRTALNGCMKKEGDVCRVAPSGHRCYAISSCDTVPVLYALNASVRLISANGERTVPLREFYQNDGMNFHTMKPDEILVEVLVPPQPKGFRGGYLKLRRREAIDYPMLGVAVGLVIDEKGICKDASIVLGAVFSCPFEVQQVKDILVGKKITDKEIEEVARIAYDAAKPMDLTNFRPGYRKRMVKVFTKRLLESLMQGKELVE; translated from the coding sequence ATGATGACATTGCCTCCGTTTGAATTTCTTGCGCCCTCCAGTATCAACGAAGCTGTGCAATTATTACATCAGCATCAGGCGAATGCCAAAATTCTGGCCGGCGGTACGGATTTGATTCCCAGCATGAAGAACAAACTGTTCGAACCTTCATATTTGATCAGTATTAACCGTATTGATGAGTTAAAATCGGTTCATTTCGATGCATCAAAGGGTTTACGACTTGGCGCACTCGTAACAATAACGGACGTAGGTTGTCATCCGACAGTTACCGAAAACTATCCGGCTTTGGCATCAGCTGCGCGCAAAATTGCGACGCCGCTTTTACAAAATAAAGGCACCATCGGCGGCAATATCCTATTGGACACGCGGTGCTTTTATTACAATCAGTCTAAGTTCTGGCGTACCGCTCTCAATGGTTGTATGAAAAAAGAAGGCGACGTGTGCCGAGTTGCACCGAGCGGACACCGTTGTTATGCGATTTCATCATGCGATACCGTCCCGGTTTTGTATGCATTAAATGCATCTGTCAGATTGATCAGCGCAAACGGCGAACGCACTGTGCCGCTCAGAGAGTTTTATCAAAATGACGGTATGAATTTTCATACGATGAAACCGGATGAAATTCTGGTCGAAGTTCTGGTTCCGCCTCAGCCGAAGGGATTTCGCGGTGGTTACTTGAAATTGAGGCGACGTGAAGCGATTGATTATCCGATGCTGGGTGTTGCCGTGGGCTTGGTTATCGATGAAAAAGGAATTTGTAAAGATGCTTCGATCGTACTCGGTGCCGTATTTTCTTGTCCGTTTGAAGTGCAACAAGTCAAAGATATTTTAGTTGGCAAGAAAATTACAGACAAAGAAATCGAAGAAGTTGCTCGGATCGCCTATGACGCGGCCAAACCAATGGATTTGACCAATTTTCGTCCTGGTTATCGCAAACGTATGGTTAAGGTTTTTACTAAGCGATTATTAGAAAGCCTGATGCAGGGCAAGGAACTTGTCGAGTAG
- the dacB gene encoding D-alanyl-D-alanine carboxypeptidase/D-alanyl-D-alanine-endopeptidase has product MIFFRCLFFALLISTPLFAQNPSPAVQKLRKDIDQLVNQYFLDNAWWGITVQSIKNGETLYTLNAKKNLIPASNMKILTSVFALDKLGPDFQYTTRVYLQGSFENDTTFTGNVIIRGMGDPTISGRFQEKNNVTKILEDWRDSLKARNIKIIKGNIIGDDNFFGDDILGKNWEWDSESYWYSAQVSGLSFNDNCIDWYVTPGKNITSPGRIQIVPNTHYISIDNHIETVASEYQSEEVDLIRDRATNRVRAVGKIAIGSPVKVGYVTVENPTLYTATVFKEILEQDSAIIVNGNPADIDSLIGFTYDPDHDSTIIQIASYVSPKLSETLKVVNKKSQNFFTEQLLRTVPAVMQRTGNADTALAMEKEFLQQIGLNIKKMVIVDGSGYARTNQISPSNFVDVLKYIRLHKYWKPFYESLPIAGVDGTISYRMKGTAAESNVRAKTGFLDNVRTISGFLRTADNEELVFSIMCNNFTVNKLDVEKVQDDILARLATFTRN; this is encoded by the coding sequence ATGATATTTTTTCGCTGTCTTTTTTTTGCGCTCTTGATTAGCACCCCACTCTTTGCACAAAACCCATCTCCTGCCGTTCAAAAACTCCGAAAAGATATTGATCAGTTGGTCAACCAATATTTTCTGGATAATGCGTGGTGGGGTATCACTGTCCAATCGATCAAAAACGGTGAAACGCTCTACACGTTGAATGCTAAGAAAAATCTCATTCCGGCCTCGAACATGAAGATATTAACCAGCGTGTTTGCGCTCGACAAATTGGGTCCCGATTTTCAATACACGACGCGCGTATACCTTCAAGGCTCTTTTGAAAACGATACAACTTTCACCGGCAATGTCATTATCCGTGGTATGGGAGACCCGACGATTTCCGGCCGGTTTCAAGAAAAAAATAACGTAACTAAGATTCTCGAAGACTGGCGTGACAGCCTGAAAGCTCGTAATATCAAAATCATCAAAGGTAACATTATCGGGGATGATAATTTTTTTGGCGACGATATTCTCGGTAAGAATTGGGAATGGGACAGCGAATCGTATTGGTATTCGGCGCAGGTCAGCGGATTGTCGTTCAACGATAATTGTATCGATTGGTACGTCACTCCCGGTAAAAACATAACGTCTCCGGGACGGATTCAGATTGTTCCAAATACTCATTATATCAGCATCGATAACCACATTGAAACAGTAGCATCGGAATATCAGTCAGAAGAAGTGGATTTGATCCGGGACCGTGCGACCAATCGTGTTCGTGCAGTAGGTAAAATTGCCATTGGCTCGCCGGTAAAGGTTGGTTACGTCACCGTAGAAAACCCGACATTGTACACCGCAACGGTCTTTAAAGAAATTCTGGAACAAGACAGTGCCATTATTGTGAATGGTAATCCCGCTGACATCGACAGTTTAATTGGTTTCACTTACGACCCTGACCACGATTCTACAATCATACAAATCGCCTCGTATGTGTCGCCAAAATTGAGCGAGACGCTCAAGGTGGTCAATAAAAAAAGCCAGAATTTTTTTACAGAACAACTTCTTCGGACGGTTCCGGCTGTAATGCAAAGAACCGGAAATGCTGACACGGCTTTAGCCATGGAAAAAGAATTTTTACAACAGATCGGCCTCAATATCAAGAAAATGGTCATCGTCGATGGCTCGGGTTATGCTCGTACCAATCAAATTTCACCCAGCAATTTCGTCGATGTATTAAAGTATATACGTTTACATAAATACTGGAAACCATTCTATGAATCGCTGCCGATTGCAGGCGTCGACGGCACTATTAGCTATCGTATGAAAGGTACTGCTGCAGAAAGCAATGTGCGCGCGAAAACAGGTTTTTTGGATAATGTACGAACCATATCCGGTTTTTTACGGACAGCGGACAATGAAGAGTTAGTATTCAGCATTATGTGTAATAATTTTACGGTCAATAAATTAGACGTCGAAAAAGTGCAAGATGATATTCTTGCCCGACTAGCAACATTTACCCGGAATTAA
- the rfbB gene encoding dTDP-glucose 4,6-dehydratase, whose amino-acid sequence MQSILVTGGAGFIGSNFVRYMVNKYPNYRILVLDALTYAGNRENLADLEKNPRFFFYQGNICDKDVVDNLVSNVDAIINFAAETHVDRSIHEAESFVKTDVLGTMTLLEAAKKYKIDRYLQISTDEVYGSIEEGSFTENHPLMPNSPYSSSKAGGDMMVRAYYVTYGTPTLITRASNNYGPYQYPEKLIPLFVTNAMDNIPLPLYGDGMNVRDWLYVIDHCEAVDAVLHHGQIGEVYNIGGGNEKTNIEITGRILKSLNKPESLIKKVADRPGHDRRYSVDCSKIAGIGWKPRYRFDEAIVETIQWYVKNESWWRKIKEKQKAYQEFMKKNYEERK is encoded by the coding sequence GTGCAGTCAATTTTAGTGACCGGCGGAGCCGGTTTTATTGGCAGTAATTTTGTTCGATACATGGTGAATAAATATCCTAATTACAGGATATTGGTTTTGGATGCTTTGACCTATGCCGGCAACCGTGAAAACTTAGCGGACTTGGAAAAAAACCCACGTTTTTTCTTTTATCAGGGCAATATTTGTGATAAAGATGTTGTCGATAACTTGGTTTCCAACGTCGATGCCATAATTAATTTTGCTGCGGAAACCCACGTAGACCGCTCGATTCATGAAGCTGAAAGTTTTGTCAAAACGGACGTCCTGGGAACGATGACATTGCTCGAAGCAGCTAAAAAGTATAAAATTGACCGTTATCTGCAGATTTCAACGGATGAAGTATACGGTTCGATCGAAGAAGGTTCTTTTACAGAAAATCATCCCTTAATGCCTAATAGCCCTTATTCTTCCAGCAAAGCAGGTGGTGATATGATGGTGCGCGCCTATTATGTGACGTATGGAACACCGACATTGATTACACGCGCTTCGAACAATTACGGTCCTTATCAATATCCGGAAAAATTAATTCCTCTTTTCGTGACGAACGCAATGGATAATATCCCATTACCGTTGTATGGCGACGGCATGAATGTTCGGGACTGGTTATATGTGATTGATCATTGTGAGGCTGTTGATGCCGTGCTTCATCATGGGCAAATTGGTGAAGTATACAATATTGGCGGGGGCAATGAAAAAACCAACATCGAAATTACAGGGCGGATTTTAAAATCGCTGAATAAGCCTGAATCATTAATCAAAAAAGTCGCCGATCGTCCTGGACATGACCGACGATATTCTGTCGATTGTTCAAAAATTGCCGGCATTGGATGGAAACCGCGATACCGTTTCGATGAAGCTATTGTTGAAACCATCCAATGGTATGTAAAAAATGAGTCTTGGTGGCGCAAGATTAAAGAAAAACAAAAAGCTTACCAGGAATTCATGAAAAAGAACTATGAAGAAAGAAAATAA